The genomic DNA TTTCATAACTCCACCAGCTTGATGCAGAACGTCGGCAACTATGCCTTCCACCCTCTGCCCCCTATCCGCACCAGATACTAGGCCAGTGATACGAAGGTATAGCAGACCCAAAGCTGACGCTAAGAGATAGCCCATTAAAATGGCAATGACCCGATCCTTGGTGTCCCATACGGCCAGTTCATAATCCACAGCTATGGCACCTGAAGCTAATCCTGTCACGCTTGCATTGAACCATTTGGCGTTCGAAGAGAAGAGTATTTGGCTCCCAAATTTATAAAGTTGACCGCGAGCCTGGGGTATTAAACTGATGAGATCGACAATTCCGTGCTTGAGCGACTGGGAGTCAGGCAGCTCAATAGCAAGTAACCGCAGTGGGAAATCGTACAACACAAATTTGCCTATTCCAAAGCATAGCCAAAACAAGCTGGTGATACGCTCTTCGTGTATCTTTAGTGCTTGGTGAGAGAGGACGGAGAACATGGGAACATCCGACTCATGaaacacaaagaaggaacTAATCACGTTGCCTAGCCGATGACTGCTGGCATCAATGAGCGAAAGAGAGGCGGTGGTGATAGACTTTGTCTCAGGAATCCAGTCGCCCAGAGGTAATAGAGCACTAAGGGGACTCAACAACAGCTTCACGATAAGACTAACACCATACATGACATATCCCAGGATGCCAATTAAAGTGTCAAGTGTAACATCTGCAAAAACTGATACTGCCGTCATTGGGACGCCAAAGACCAATTGTATAGGGTTGGCTAGAAGGACGAGGGCGATTTTACCCCAAAGATAAGGCAGCCAAATTCCGACAGAAACTGTGAATGATATAAGCAGCGCGCTGAATACACCGTTCTGTAGGAGACCGAAGATCGGACCCTGCATCCCAATGAGTTCTAGAATCCCTTCTagatcatcaccatcctcgaCAGCGTCAACATCGTTTCCGTCGATTCCAGCATCCGCAAAGATCCCTTGATTATCCTGTGCGCCGGCATTGGCAAGGCGTCGATTGTTTTGCAAGGGCACAAAAGGTTCTTCCAATGCAGGGTCCTCAACTACGTGTTCCTCATCCGGCTGTGGGCGCTCTTGAGCCTGATCGTCAGGCGTGATGTCGGCCCAGAACCAGTCAAAGAGCTTGGTAACCAGATTCCTAGGAGGCGCAGTGCTAGGATGATCCGTCTGTGTTGGGGGTGGCACGTTTGCAGCTGGTTCCTGGTTTAAATTGGCAGGATTGTTTGCACTTGAGGGGTCATGGGGGGTGAATTCCTGGACAGCCCCAACTAAGTCATTTGCTGAGCTACGAGCATCTGACTGCGACTCCCTATCCTCTTCGCTTCCAGGTCCAAGTTCTGGAAAATCGAAAGCGAAGTCAGTGTGCAACTGGTCCATAGCAGCATCGTTTCTAGCGTGCGGGCTCGCGATATCCCAGGGCCGACCAACAGGAGTTGACGACTGAGATGTAGTGTTCCAATGAGAATCCGGTAGTGATGAGCCTGCGGAGGCAATTGTGTTATGACTTGCAAACTCTGAGTCTGTCTCGCCCGGACCCGGGACATAACTAGATGGACCTGAGGAGCTTTGATCATGAGACCAGGACACTCTAGGACTATCACTGCGCTGAAGCTTTGTCATGGCCGTGACAACCCAACCGAGCTCTTCCTGGCGGCCCTCTTCGTGTATGATTCGTAAGATTTGTTCAGGGTCACCGTGCCCACGTGACCACAGGTCTCTGAAGGTCTCGACGCCAGGCCAGGCTTGATTGATCTGGGATGCTGATTCCGCTGCAAAATCATTGCTcgaatcatcgtcgtcgctCTCAAAGTTCCGACGGAAGGAACCCGATGTGCTGAGTTCATCCCCGAACGCCATATTATCAACCCGAACCGACATGTTCCTAGAAGGCGACTCCACCTCAGCTACGGCGTCAGGGACGGAATTGTCGGCGTGAACGAAGCGATCTTCATGGCCGTGACCTCCCTGTTCCTGTTGTTCGTCGTCTGGATGTAGAGGTCTATGATCTCCTAGGCGAGGGTTTTCGTCCACAGGATTTGGTCGATTATTCGCTATTAACTGGACAGCCGCTTCTCGTTCTCCATCTGCAATATTGGCCATCGGTTGTTGCTGGACAACCCATTCACGGATAaggaaaattaaaataaaggATATGACAACAAGCAACGTAATTAACTGCCCCTCCAATGTGTCGATAATAATGTTGTTAATCGTGGGAGACGGTGTGATATTATTCAAGAACTTGACATCAGACAGCCACGAGGGATGCCGCTGCTTGTAGAACCCTACCGTTATATTTGAAGACCTTCCGGTTGTTGAACTGGAACTTGAGGATATAgctggaaaaaaaagggcagAAAATGCTTTCTTTATAATAGTAAGGAGTAGCGGTTCGCCTGATGAGAAGCTAAATATTGACGATGCTGGAGACGGCATGGACTGCGTATCGGCCGTGTCCGTTTCAAATGTAGAGGCCAGGGCTGAGCTTGTCGCAACACCTACACTATGAAGCGAAGCAGTGCTGTTCGCAATTACTTGAGAAAGGCGTTCCTGAGTCGGTCCTTGCATAGCGTTATCCCCACCGGACCAGCGGCCATCTGCAAGCCAGAACAGCGCTCTCCAGATGGCCCTCATGGACCAGGGTAGCCATCCAAGCCAGACGAATGCAACAAGAACGAATCGCAGCCATGTCACCACGGTGCGAAAGCTATGAACCAACAATTGCTTTAGGAATAGT from Aspergillus oryzae RIB40 DNA, chromosome 7 includes the following:
- a CDS encoding E3 ubiquitin-protein ligase SSM4 (protein involved in mRNA turnover and stability), translating into MEPPTDQRSDYAGIAAPSFPDVMNDPAYATNYRGKERDLEEPDTCRICRGEGTEEEQLFYPCKCSGSIKFVHQACLVEWLSHSQKKHCELCKTPFRFTKLYDPNMPRDLPTPLFLKQLLVHSFRTVVTWLRFVLVAFVWLGWLPWSMRAIWRALFWLADGRWSGGDNAMQGPTQERLSQVIANSTASLHSVGVATSSALASTFETDTADTQSMPSPASSIFSFSSGEPLLLTIIKKAFSALFFPAISSSSSSTTGRSSNITVGFYKQRHPSWLSDVKFLNNITPSPTINNIIIDTLEGQLITLLVVISFILIFLIREWVVQQQPMANIADGEREAAVQLIANNRPNPVDENPRLGDHRPLHPDDEQQEQGGHGHEDRFVHADNSVPDAVAEVESPSRNMSVRVDNMAFGDELSTSGSFRRNFESDDDDSSNDFAAESASQINQAWPGVETFRDLWSRGHGDPEQILRIIHEEGRQEELGWVVTAMTKLQRSDSPRVSWSHDQSSSGPSSYVPGPGETDSEFASHNTIASAGSSLPDSHWNTTSQSSTPVGRPWDIASPHARNDAAMDQLHTDFAFDFPELGPGSEEDRESQSDARSSANDLVGAVQEFTPHDPSSANNPANLNQEPAANVPPPTQTDHPSTAPPRNLVTKLFDWFWADITPDDQAQERPQPDEEHVVEDPALEEPFVPLQNNRRLANAGAQDNQGIFADAGIDGNDVDAVEDGDDLEGILELIGMQGPIFGLLQNGVFSALLISFTVSVGIWLPYLWGKIALVLLANPIQLVFGVPMTAVSVFADVTLDTLIGILGYVMYGVSLIVKLLLSPLSALLPLGDWIPETKSITTASLSLIDASSHRLGNVISSFFVFHESDVPMFSVLSHQALKIHEERITSLFWLCFGIGKFVLYDFPLRLLAIELPDSQSLKHGIVDLISLIPQARGQLYKFGSQILFSSNAKWFNASVTGLASGAIAVDYELAVWDTKDRVIAILMGYLLASALGLLYLRITGLVSGADRGQRVEGIVADVLHQAGGVMKVILIIGIEMIVFPLYCGTLLDVALLPLFENATIASRLEFTSSSPLTSLFVHWFIGTCYMFHFALFVSMCRKIMRSGVLYFIRDPDDPTFHPVRDVLERSITTQLRKIAFSALVYGALVIICLGGVVWGLYYAFDDVLPIHWSATMPVLEFPVDLLFYNFLMPLVIRSIKPSDGLHGLYNWWFHKCARFLRLTNFFFNERQPDEEGYHVRRSWWATLSLAKGDTGHPVKSGEQRRDADDNHIDAYFVRDGKFVRAPASDQVRIPKGNSVFLEVSESNERIDGLPETNEGLHSRANPMFAKVYIPPFFRTRIAAFIFSIWVFAAATGVGVTIIPLVVGRKIMSSHFPNRPVNDIYAFSTGICIVGSAAYLALYCHTSFAAVKDRLRPYLQSPRQACLGLTGAAANALRLIYIALAFSVFLPSLFALAMELYVLVPVHTYLDGAQTHVIHFVQDWTIGVLYVQMAIKFVLWYSTSRPAAALNGIFRDGWLKPNVKLATRALLLPVMLLTAVAVALPLAGGFLVNSTVFYSTPEVQFKVYRYAYPLTLLLSLLFWIGFLVNRQVEKWRVNIRDDVYLIGERLHNFREKRAKDVGVPSQVITG